One region of Streptomyces capillispiralis genomic DNA includes:
- the mtrB gene encoding MtrAB system histidine kinase MtrB — translation MSGDSAASAPGRSGGRPGRPVGRKSAGSRWGRLLEGGLLQGGVQGSPVIRLFVRWVRRPLLPVMRLWRRNIQLKVVVTTLLMSLGVVLLLGFVVIGQVRNGLLDAKVKASQSQATGGFAVAEQQADEAVSVTDVQGTAVDGRPAQSVIQWMSDLVESLSSGGQGAFDVVTLPVSDESGSGRGPRASGEVNPTASVPAALRERIDTSTSAAQSYTRIVYDTKKDSQPGLVIGKQVSDPNGDPYQLYYLFPLTQEERSLSLVKGTLATAGLFVVVLLGAIAWLVVRQVVTPVRMAAGIAERLSAGRLQERMKVTGEDDIARLGEAFNKMAQNLQLKINQLEDLSRMQRRFVSDVSHELRTPLTTVRMAADVIHEAREDFDPVTARSAELLADQLDRFESLLADLLEISRFDAGAAALEAEPIDLREVVRRVVSGAEPLAERKGTRIRITGDQQPVVAEADARRVERVLRNLVVNAVEHGDGKDVVVKLAAAGGAVAVAVRDYGVGLKPGEATRVFSRFWRADPARARTTGGTGLGLSIALEDARLHGGWLQAWGEPGGGSQFRLTLPRTADEPLRGSPIPLEPKDSRRNRGLDDAGLPRGGGDDEKRATVPAQQPGADGSARAVRDPLALRPASVTPTADPTALPGNGARVVSRPGGAGAASGARSAGGPGGPGGPGGSPSVGDGGDGDGDGHGEVRDAGRSHDGRHGDGPDDGAGRDGAGPDGAVGRPSRADRAGDAGRPDGGRGAGGAGRPEGGAGDAEPGSGTGTRDEAGGRGDSAARDAQRDGEASRGR, via the coding sequence ATGTCCGGTGACAGTGCCGCTTCGGCGCCCGGCCGGTCCGGGGGCCGTCCGGGGCGGCCTGTCGGCCGGAAGTCGGCGGGCTCGCGCTGGGGACGCCTCCTCGAGGGCGGGCTGCTGCAGGGCGGGGTCCAGGGCAGCCCGGTCATCCGGCTGTTCGTGCGCTGGGTGCGCCGGCCGCTGCTGCCCGTCATGCGGCTGTGGCGGCGCAACATCCAGCTCAAGGTCGTCGTCACGACGCTGCTGATGTCGCTGGGCGTGGTCCTGCTGCTGGGCTTCGTCGTCATCGGGCAGGTGCGCAACGGTCTGCTGGACGCGAAGGTGAAGGCCTCGCAGAGCCAGGCCACCGGCGGGTTCGCGGTGGCCGAACAGCAGGCCGACGAGGCCGTGAGCGTCACCGACGTCCAGGGCACCGCGGTGGACGGCCGGCCCGCGCAGAGCGTCATCCAGTGGATGAGCGACCTGGTGGAATCGCTGTCCAGCGGTGGTCAGGGAGCCTTCGACGTGGTGACCCTGCCCGTGAGCGACGAGAGCGGCAGCGGGCGCGGTCCGCGCGCCTCCGGTGAGGTCAACCCGACGGCGAGCGTGCCGGCGGCCCTGCGGGAGCGGATCGACACCAGCACCTCGGCGGCGCAGAGCTACACGCGCATCGTCTACGACACCAAGAAGGACTCCCAGCCCGGCCTGGTGATCGGCAAGCAGGTCAGCGACCCCAACGGCGACCCGTACCAGCTGTACTACCTGTTCCCGCTCACCCAGGAGGAGCGGTCGCTCAGCCTGGTCAAGGGCACCCTGGCGACCGCCGGGCTGTTCGTCGTCGTACTCCTCGGGGCGATCGCCTGGCTCGTGGTGCGCCAGGTCGTCACTCCGGTGCGGATGGCGGCCGGGATCGCCGAGCGGCTGTCCGCCGGGCGGCTGCAGGAACGGATGAAGGTCACCGGCGAGGACGACATCGCGCGGCTGGGCGAGGCGTTCAACAAGATGGCGCAGAACCTCCAGCTGAAGATCAACCAGCTGGAGGACCTGTCGCGGATGCAGCGCCGGTTCGTGTCGGACGTGTCGCACGAGCTGCGGACGCCGCTGACGACGGTGCGGATGGCCGCGGACGTCATCCACGAGGCGCGCGAGGACTTCGACCCGGTCACCGCGCGGTCGGCGGAACTGCTCGCCGACCAGCTGGACCGGTTCGAGTCGCTGCTCGCGGACCTGCTGGAGATCAGCCGGTTCGACGCCGGCGCGGCGGCGCTGGAGGCGGAGCCGATAGACCTGCGCGAGGTGGTACGGCGGGTGGTCAGCGGGGCGGAGCCGCTGGCCGAGCGCAAGGGCACGCGGATCAGGATCACCGGTGACCAGCAGCCCGTCGTCGCCGAGGCCGACGCACGCCGCGTGGAGCGGGTGCTGCGCAACCTCGTCGTCAACGCGGTGGAGCACGGCGACGGCAAGGACGTCGTCGTGAAGCTGGCCGCGGCCGGCGGGGCGGTGGCGGTGGCGGTGCGCGACTACGGTGTCGGGCTCAAGCCGGGGGAGGCGACCCGGGTGTTCAGCCGTTTCTGGCGGGCCGACCCGGCACGCGCGCGGACCACCGGCGGTACGGGGCTGGGGCTGTCCATCGCCCTGGAGGACGCGCGGCTGCACGGCGGCTGGCTCCAGGCGTGGGGCGAACCGGGCGGCGGCTCGCAGTTCCGGCTGACGCTGCCCAGGACCGCGGACGAGCCGCTGCGGGGCTCCCCGATCCCCCTGGAGCCCAAGGACTCGCGGCGCAACCGGGGGCTGGACGACGCGGGGCTGCCGCGCGGCGGCGGGGACGACGAGAAGCGCGCCACGGTCCCGGCGCAGCAGCCGGGGGCCGACGGGTCCGCGCGGGCGGTCCGGGACCCGTTGGCGCTGAGGCCGGCGTCCGTGACCCCCACGGCCGACCCCACGGCGCTGCCGGGCAACGGCGCCCGCGTGGTGTCCCGGCCCGGCGGCGCGGGAGCGGCCTCCGGGGCGCGGAGCGCGGGCGGGCCGGGTGGTCCGGGTGGTCCGGGCGGCTCGCCGTCCGTCGGGGACGGCGGGGACGGGGACGGGGACGGCCACGGAGAGGTGCGGGACGCGGGGCGCTCCCACGACGGGCGTCACGGTGACGGACCTGATGACGGTGCCGGACGTGACGGGGCCGGCCCGGACGGGGCCGTCGGGCGGCCGTCGCGGGCGGATCGTGCCGGTGACGCCGGACGGCCCGACGGCGGCCGCGGCGCGGGGGGCGCGGGACGGCCGGAGGGCGGTGCCGGGGACGCGGAACCGGGTTCCGGCACCGGGACCCGGGACGAAGCCGGCGGACGGGGCGACAGTGCGGCGCGAGACGCGCAGCGGGACGGGGAGGCATCGCGTGGGCGGTGA
- a CDS encoding LpqB family beta-propeller domain-containing protein, with protein MGGERGGRGRRASVRTVAYAAGGVVLLAGCASMPDDGDLRGVESTPRQDTQVRVFAMPPSEDATPTQIVQGFLEALTSDDPDYKTARQYLTREAAKTWRPELSTTVLSDGPGAQADRPDRQDIGSLSYTLTGTKVATVDAQQSYAPASGSYTKLVHLTKDTENGQWRIDAVPQGVVMGKSDFQRNYRAVNKYYFASNDGGTAGGTTPVAVADPVYVRSHVDPTTQMVRSLVGGPTSWLDPVVRSGFPTGTALRKDAGPLTPDDRGRLTVPLNDRAAGVGTGRCEEMAAQLLFTLRGVGPAVEEVELRAGGGPLCLLTQQGAEMVATTGAPPPDNLYFVDDEHRVVRIAAGSSDTEPDPVPGALGEGEKALRSVAVARDEQTAAGVGLDGRSLFVAPLEPGGSLGEPVLHSAGKTEEDRLTTPSWDARGGLWVADRDPAAPRLYLLEDGAEEPLEVRTPGLDGRVRAVRVAADGVRIALVVEKGDRHSLLIGRIERSRPDGGTDERPAVTVRDLRSATPELEQVTAMSWAGDSRLVVVGREQGGVEQMKYVEVDGSTPDVPPPAALTGVKAVTASEDESAPLVAYSVDGIVRLPSGAQWQKVTKGTAPVYPG; from the coding sequence GTGGGCGGTGAGCGCGGTGGGCGCGGCCGGAGGGCATCGGTGCGGACGGTGGCGTACGCCGCCGGCGGGGTCGTCCTGCTGGCCGGGTGCGCCTCGATGCCCGACGACGGCGATCTGCGGGGCGTCGAGTCCACGCCGCGGCAGGACACCCAGGTACGGGTGTTCGCCATGCCGCCGAGCGAGGACGCCACCCCCACGCAGATCGTGCAGGGCTTCCTGGAGGCGCTGACCAGCGACGACCCGGACTACAAGACCGCGCGCCAGTATCTGACGCGGGAGGCCGCGAAGACCTGGCGGCCGGAGCTGTCCACCACCGTGCTGTCGGACGGGCCGGGCGCCCAGGCCGACCGTCCCGACCGGCAGGACATCGGCTCGCTCTCCTACACGCTGACCGGGACCAAGGTCGCCACCGTGGACGCGCAGCAGTCCTACGCGCCCGCCTCCGGCTCCTACACCAAGCTCGTGCACCTCACCAAGGACACCGAGAACGGCCAGTGGCGCATCGACGCGGTGCCGCAGGGCGTCGTCATGGGGAAGTCGGACTTCCAGCGCAACTACAGGGCCGTCAACAAGTACTACTTCGCCTCGAACGACGGGGGCACCGCCGGCGGGACCACGCCGGTGGCGGTCGCCGACCCCGTCTACGTGCGCAGTCACGTCGATCCGACGACCCAGATGGTGCGTTCCCTGGTCGGCGGGCCGACGAGCTGGCTGGACCCCGTCGTGCGGTCCGGCTTCCCCACGGGGACGGCGCTGCGGAAGGACGCCGGTCCGCTGACGCCGGACGACCGGGGCAGGCTGACCGTGCCGCTCAACGACCGGGCGGCCGGTGTCGGCACGGGCCGGTGCGAGGAGATGGCGGCCCAGCTGCTGTTCACCCTGCGCGGGGTCGGTCCCGCGGTGGAGGAGGTCGAGCTGCGGGCCGGTGGCGGGCCCTTGTGCCTGCTCACCCAGCAGGGCGCGGAGATGGTGGCCACCACGGGCGCGCCCCCGCCCGACAACCTGTACTTCGTCGACGACGAGCACCGCGTGGTGCGGATCGCCGCGGGCAGCAGCGACACGGAGCCGGACCCGGTGCCCGGTGCGCTGGGTGAGGGCGAGAAGGCGCTGCGTTCGGTGGCGGTCGCACGCGACGAGCAGACCGCTGCCGGGGTCGGGCTCGACGGCAGGTCGCTGTTCGTCGCCCCGCTGGAGCCGGGCGGTTCCCTCGGCGAACCCGTGCTGCACAGCGCGGGCAAGACGGAGGAGGACCGGCTCACCACGCCCAGCTGGGACGCCCGGGGCGGGCTCTGGGTGGCCGACCGCGACCCCGCGGCCCCGCGGCTGTACCTGCTGGAGGACGGCGCCGAGGAGCCGCTGGAGGTGCGGACGCCGGGCCTCGACGGCCGGGTGCGGGCCGTGCGGGTGGCCGCCGACGGGGTGCGCATCGCGCTCGTCGTGGAGAAGGGCGACCGGCACTCCCTGCTGATCGGGCGGATCGAGCGGAGCAGGCCGGACGGCGGGACGGACGAGCGTCCCGCGGTCACCGTGCGGGACCTGCGCTCCGCGACCCCCGAGCTGGAGCAGGTCACGGCCATGTCCTGGGCCGGGGACAGCCGGCTCGTGGTGGTCGGGCGCGAGCAGGGGGGTGTGGAGCAGATGAAGTACGTCGAGGTCGACGGCTCCACGCCGGACGTGCCGCCGCCCGCCGCCCTGACCGGCGTCAAGGCGGTCACCGCCTCGGAGGACGAGAGCGCGCCGCTGGTGGCGTACTCCGTGGACGGGATCGTCCGGCTGCCCTCGGGGGCGCAGTGGCAGAAGGTGACGAAGGGGACCGCGCCGGTCTATCCGGGGTGA
- a CDS encoding ComF family protein, protein MRDWWRDLTDLVLPAECGGCGRSRAVLCTPCRTALSGAPPRRVRPVPEPAGLPPVHAAAPYADEVRAALLAHKERGALALSGPLGEALAGAVRAGLGAASSGESGASGASGASGAPDASGAPGVSGAPGAAVARTSGGGRVRGAYGTGAGVVLLVPVPSARRAVRARGHDPARRIAYAAAGELRRAGVPARVLPALRQRRAVADQSGLNSRQRLANLAGALTVAPGCGRLLTGGRVVLVDDLMTTGASLAEAARAVRAAGAERARSRTAAPEAEPDGTPGPGPETGAGSSISGAAFVYPGGTRERRGEQRNGSAEQSAGRCSARAPGAAGAGGADGIIDVMCAAVVAASPNAFEIHRN, encoded by the coding sequence ATGCGGGACTGGTGGCGGGACCTCACCGACCTGGTGCTTCCGGCCGAATGCGGCGGGTGCGGCAGATCTCGCGCCGTGCTCTGCACACCGTGCCGTACGGCGTTGAGCGGGGCCCCGCCGCGCCGGGTGCGGCCGGTGCCCGAGCCGGCCGGGCTGCCCCCGGTCCATGCGGCGGCCCCGTACGCGGACGAGGTGCGCGCCGCGTTGCTGGCCCACAAGGAGCGGGGCGCCCTCGCCCTCTCCGGGCCGCTGGGCGAGGCCCTGGCGGGAGCGGTGCGGGCGGGGCTGGGGGCGGCTTCGTCGGGGGAGTCTGGTGCCTCCGGTGCGTCAGGTGCCTCGGGTGCCCCGGATGCCTCGGGTGCCCCGGGTGTCTCGGGGGCGCCGGGAGCGGCGGTGGCACGGACGTCGGGCGGGGGCCGCGTCCGAGGGGCGTACGGCACCGGTGCCGGCGTGGTGCTGCTCGTCCCCGTGCCGTCCGCGCGGCGGGCCGTGCGGGCGCGCGGGCACGACCCCGCGCGGCGGATCGCGTACGCGGCGGCGGGTGAGCTGCGGCGTGCGGGGGTACCCGCCCGAGTACTTCCCGCGCTGCGGCAGCGACGGGCGGTGGCCGATCAGTCGGGGCTCAACTCCCGGCAGCGGCTGGCGAATCTCGCGGGGGCGCTGACGGTGGCCCCGGGGTGCGGCCGGCTCCTCACCGGGGGCCGGGTCGTGCTGGTCGACGACCTGATGACGACCGGGGCGTCGCTGGCCGAGGCCGCGCGTGCGGTGCGGGCGGCAGGCGCCGAGCGGGCGCGGTCACGGACCGCGGCACCGGAAGCGGAACCGGACGGGACACCCGGTCCGGGGCCGGAAACAGGCGCCGGTTCGAGTATTTCGGGGGCCGCGTTCGTGTACCCGGGTGGGACACGGGAAAGGAGAGGGGAACAGCGGAACGGATCAGCTGAACAGAGTGCGGGTCGGTGCTCCGCCCGGGCGCCGGGTGCGGCGGGCGCGGGTGGCGCCGACGGGATCATCGACGTGATGTGCGCGGCCGTCGTCGCGGCATCACCGAACGCCTTCGAAATACACCGGAACTGA
- the hpf gene encoding ribosome hibernation-promoting factor, HPF/YfiA family → MDIVVKGRKTEVPERFRKHVAEKLNLEKIQKLDGKVISLDVEVSKEPNPRQADRSDRVEITLRSRGPVIRAEAAASDPYAALDLAAEKLDARLRKQHDKRFSRRGARRISAAEVPDHVPGAATLNGTGAPSVEEEREAVPTKKIGSLEVQGDGPLVVREKTHVAAPMTLNQALYEMELVGHDFYLFVDSETKEPSVVYRRHAYDYGVIHLSTDTMVTATNSPEAGGTLGG, encoded by the coding sequence GTGGACATCGTCGTCAAGGGCCGCAAGACCGAGGTGCCCGAGCGGTTCCGGAAGCACGTGGCCGAGAAGCTGAACCTGGAGAAGATCCAGAAGCTCGATGGCAAGGTGATCAGCCTCGACGTCGAGGTGTCCAAGGAGCCCAACCCCCGACAGGCCGACCGCAGTGACCGAGTGGAGATCACGCTCCGCTCCCGCGGTCCGGTGATCCGGGCGGAGGCAGCGGCGAGCGATCCGTACGCGGCGCTCGACCTGGCAGCGGAAAAGCTGGACGCCCGGCTGCGCAAGCAGCACGACAAGCGTTTCTCGCGGCGCGGTGCGCGCAGGATCTCCGCAGCGGAGGTCCCCGACCACGTCCCGGGCGCGGCGACGCTCAACGGGACCGGCGCGCCCTCCGTCGAGGAGGAGCGGGAGGCCGTCCCGACCAAGAAGATCGGCTCGCTGGAAGTACAGGGTGACGGACCCCTCGTCGTCCGCGAGAAGACCCACGTGGCAGCGCCCATGACCCTCAACCAGGCCCTCTACGAGATGGAACTGGTGGGGCACGACTTCTATCTGTTCGTCGACTCCGAGACGAAGGAACCCAGTGTCGTCTACCGACGGCACGCCTACGACTACGGCGTGATCCACCTCAGCACCGACACCATGGTCACCGCGACCAACTCCCCCGAGGCGGGCGGAACACTGGGCGGCTGA
- a CDS encoding response regulator gives MADSFGPMHDGDADDGVAGTGPDADTPRKEPIRVLVVDDHALFRRGLEIVLAAEEDIQVVGEAGDGAEAVEKAADLLPDIVLMDVRMPKRGGIEACTSIKEVAPSAKIIMLTISDEEADLYDAIKAGATGYLLKEISTDEVATAIRAVADGQSQISPSMASKLLTEFKSMIQRTDERRLVPAPRLTDRELEVLKLVATGKNNRDIAKELFISENTVKNHVRNILEKLQLHSRMEAVVYAMREKILEIR, from the coding sequence ATGGCGGACAGCTTCGGACCGATGCATGACGGGGACGCGGACGACGGCGTCGCCGGCACGGGCCCGGACGCGGACACTCCACGCAAGGAGCCGATCAGGGTCCTTGTGGTGGACGACCACGCGCTGTTCCGCCGCGGACTGGAGATCGTGCTCGCGGCCGAGGAGGACATCCAGGTCGTCGGCGAGGCGGGGGACGGCGCCGAGGCCGTGGAGAAGGCGGCCGACCTGCTGCCCGACATCGTGCTGATGGACGTGCGGATGCCCAAGCGGGGCGGGATCGAAGCGTGCACCTCCATCAAGGAGGTCGCCCCCAGCGCGAAGATCATCATGCTGACGATCAGCGACGAGGAAGCCGATCTCTACGACGCCATCAAGGCGGGCGCGACCGGCTACCTCCTCAAGGAGATCTCCACGGACGAGGTGGCCACCGCCATCCGCGCGGTGGCCGACGGGCAGTCGCAGATCAGTCCGTCCATGGCGTCGAAACTGCTCACCGAGTTCAAGTCGATGATCCAGCGCACCGACGAGCGGCGGCTCGTGCCCGCGCCCCGGCTGACGGACCGTGAGCTGGAAGTCCTCAAGCTCGTCGCCACGGGGAAGAACAACCGCGACATCGCCAAGGAACTGTTCATCTCCGAGAACACCGTGAAGAACCACGTGCGCAACATCCTGGAGAAGCTGCAGCTGCACTCCAGGATGGAGGCGGTGGTCTACGCGATGCGGGAGAAGATCCTCGAGATCCGCTGA
- a CDS encoding winged helix-turn-helix domain-containing protein — MTTLPRPTTELSADEARRIALRAQGFLGAPDRRSGVRGVLRHLGAVQLDTISVLARSHELVPYARLGAVGRRTVEDAYWKKDSEPPHAFEYWSHAACILPVEEWPHFAFRRRAYRDRPHWGHDLPDGVYEQVIKQLRAEGPLTATELGGAKRTSEWWDWSGTKVAVERALMHGEVVCVERRGWKRVYDLAERAIPQALLHDELDDTECLRRLVGLAGRALGVGTRADIADYHRLKAEQVDAVIAGSGLVPVTVEGWSKPAWADPAALETPPRGRHRTTLLSPFDSLVWERARTERIFGFTHRLEAYVPKAKRVHGYFAMPVLAGGRLVGRVDPAREGRTLVAKQVTLDGHKAVPAVAQALVEAAGWVDCTNVRVERVDAPELREALTLELARALA; from the coding sequence ATGACGACCCTCCCGCGTCCGACCACGGAACTCTCGGCAGACGAGGCCCGCCGCATAGCCCTGCGGGCCCAGGGCTTCCTCGGTGCCCCCGACCGCCGCTCCGGCGTCCGGGGCGTCCTGCGTCATCTGGGCGCGGTGCAGCTGGACACCATCTCCGTCCTCGCCCGCTCCCACGAACTCGTCCCGTACGCCCGCCTCGGCGCCGTGGGCCGCCGGACCGTCGAGGACGCCTACTGGAAGAAGGACTCCGAGCCTCCGCACGCGTTCGAGTACTGGTCGCACGCCGCGTGCATCCTCCCCGTCGAGGAGTGGCCGCACTTCGCCTTCCGCCGCCGCGCCTACCGCGACCGCCCGCACTGGGGCCACGACCTGCCCGACGGGGTCTACGAGCAGGTGATCAAGCAGCTGCGCGCGGAAGGCCCCCTCACGGCCACCGAGTTGGGCGGCGCCAAGCGCACCAGCGAGTGGTGGGACTGGTCGGGCACCAAGGTCGCCGTCGAGCGCGCCCTGATGCACGGCGAGGTGGTGTGCGTCGAGCGCCGCGGCTGGAAGCGGGTCTACGACCTCGCCGAGCGCGCGATCCCACAAGCGCTGCTGCACGACGAGCTGGACGACACCGAGTGCCTGCGCCGCCTGGTCGGCCTGGCCGGCCGCGCCCTCGGCGTCGGCACCCGCGCGGACATCGCCGACTACCACCGCCTCAAGGCCGAGCAGGTCGACGCGGTGATCGCCGGCTCGGGCCTGGTCCCGGTCACGGTGGAGGGCTGGTCGAAACCGGCCTGGGCCGATCCGGCCGCCCTGGAGACCCCGCCGCGCGGCCGGCACCGTACGACGCTGCTGTCCCCGTTCGACTCGCTGGTCTGGGAGCGGGCGCGCACGGAGCGGATCTTCGGCTTCACCCACCGCCTCGAGGCCTACGTCCCCAAAGCCAAGCGGGTGCACGGCTACTTCGCGATGCCGGTGCTCGCGGGCGGCCGGCTCGTCGGCCGGGTCGACCCGGCGCGTGAGGGCCGCACCCTGGTGGCCAAGCAGGTCACGCTGGACGGCCACAAGGCGGTGCCCGCCGTGGCTCAGGCGCTGGTGGAGGCGGCGGGCTGGGTGGACTGCACCAACGTCCGCGTGGAGCGGGTGGACGCACCCGAGCTGCGCGAGGCCCTCACCCTGGAGCTGGCCCGGGCCCTCGCCTGA
- a CDS encoding GNAT family N-acetyltransferase has protein sequence MEPVTLTTGRLLLRTVGPQETDAVYAICQDPEIQRWTTIPSPYLPEHARGFTEQMVPDGWAHGSMFTFGVFLPTGELTGMLSITMRSLGTGEIGFWGAKEHRGNGYITEAALAASRWAFTRMSIDRVEWRAEVGNTASRAVAERAGFTVEGVLRSSLNNKGVLRDCWVGSLLPSDLGLPSTAPYVPGRV, from the coding sequence ATGGAACCCGTCACGCTCACCACCGGCCGTCTCCTGCTGCGCACGGTCGGCCCGCAGGAGACCGACGCCGTGTACGCCATCTGCCAGGACCCGGAGATCCAGCGCTGGACCACGATCCCGTCGCCCTACCTGCCCGAGCACGCGCGGGGTTTCACCGAGCAGATGGTCCCCGACGGCTGGGCGCACGGTTCGATGTTCACCTTCGGCGTCTTCCTGCCCACCGGGGAACTCACCGGCATGCTCAGCATCACCATGCGCTCCCTGGGCACGGGCGAGATCGGTTTCTGGGGGGCCAAGGAGCACCGCGGCAACGGCTACATCACCGAGGCCGCGCTCGCCGCCTCCCGCTGGGCGTTCACCCGGATGTCCATCGACCGCGTGGAGTGGCGCGCGGAGGTGGGCAACACGGCCTCCCGCGCGGTGGCCGAACGCGCGGGCTTCACCGTCGAGGGCGTCCTGCGCTCCTCGCTCAACAACAAGGGAGTGCTGCGGGACTGCTGGGTGGGCTCGCTGCTCCCCTCCGACCTGGGGCTCCCCTCGACGGCTCCCTACGTGCCGGGGCGGGTGTGA